Genomic segment of Calditrichota bacterium:
CATTCACATCATTTAAAATGAACTGTGCTCCGGCTGACTTGAGCAGATCTGTTTGTCCCAGCCCGGTATCGTTGACAGATAAAACTCCGACCGGAATAATTCCCGCAGCCACAGCCGCTTTCATGTCATCGATTGAGTCGCCCAGATAGACAGCGGTTTTGACGCCCAATTTTTTCATTGCCAGTAAAATACCATCAGGCTCTGGTTTTCCTTTTCCAGGCGGCGTGTCCTCCAGGGCGATCAACACATCGAAATAATTTTCCGCCTCAAAACGGCTCAAAACAAATTCCGCTTCGATTTTTGGACGGCCTGTAACAATTCCCAACCTGAACCGATGAAACAACGATTCCAACACACCTGGTTTGATCAACATGGTTTCGTTTTTGATAAATCCGTCAAAATTCTTTCCCAGATAGAATTCCTGGAATTTGTCCACAATTTCCCAGTGGTATGCATCTTTGCCATGTTCTGTGATAATAGCATG
This window contains:
- a CDS encoding HAD-IA family hydrolase, which translates into the protein HAIITEHGKDAYHWEIVDKFQEFYLGKNFDGFIKNETMLIKPGVLESLFHRFRLGIVTGRPKIEAEFVLSRFEAENYFDVLIALEDTPPGKGKPEPDGILLAMKKLGVKTAVYLGDSIDDMKAAVAAGIIPVGVLSVNDTGLGQTDLLKSAGAQFILNDVNEILNLELVVQSS